Below is a genomic region from Candidatus Zixiibacteriota bacterium.
CAGCATGATCGTCGGCAATGACGGGATCGTGATTGCCGCGGACCTGGACGAGAAATCGGACGACGAGACGCTGGGAGCGCTGGCTTCATCGATTGCCGCCACCGTGCGACGTTCGATGTCGGAGTTGGGGGCGCAGGATTTCTCCCAGATCACGGTGGAGGCCGAGAACCAGAAGATCTTCCTGACCGACGCGGGGGTCGGCACTTTGGTGGTGACCACCGAGCCGCGCGTCAACATCGGTTTGGTGCGTCTGGAGATCCGCAACGCCGTGCAGACGATCCAGCGCGGTTGACGGCGTCGCATCCACCACAGGGCGTTCACCCGGAGAGAATAGACACCTTATGGTTGCGATCAACTATGCGTTTCGCGAGATCAGCTGCAAGATCGTCTACTACGGTCCGGGGTTGTCCGGCAAGACGACGAACCTGCAGTACGTGCACGACCGGGTGCCGGCCAAGTCGCGCGGCGAGTTGATCAGTCTGGCCACCGAGGCCGACCGTACGTTGTACTTCGACTTTCTGCCGATTCACGTGGGGGACATCGGCGGCTTTGCCACGAAGTTCCAGTTGTACACGGTTCCGGGGCAGGTCTTCTACAACGCCACACGGAAGCTCGTGCTGCGCGGCGTCGACGGCATTGTCTTCGTAGCGGATTCCCAGCGCGCGAAGATGGATGAGAACGTCGAGTCGCTGGCCAACATGTACGAGAATCTGCGCGAGAACGACATCGATCCCACGCAGATCCCGATCGTGATGCAATACAACAAGCGCGACCTGCCCGACATCGCGACGGTCGAGGAACTGGAACGCATTCTGAATCCGGAAGGACGGCCGTACACCGAGGCGTGCGCGGTGGAGGGGATCGGCGTCTTCGACACGATGAAACGCATCACCAAGCTCGTGCTCGAGGACACGAGACGACGCACGTCGGGGGTGACGGGCACGGTCACGCCGCCGCCGGCGCGGGGTGTCGTGGGACCGGTGGTGTCGGCCGCGGTCGGCGACGGGGCGCGCGTGATCGACTTTGAACAGTCCTCCCCGGGCATTGCCGTGGCGGCTCCTTCCGCCTCCGTCGGGGAACCGGCGGCGACGGCATCCGGGCCGATACGGGTTGCGCCGACGGCGGGAGACTCGCAACGGGAGACGTCCACGGCGCCTCCGGCAAGGCAACCGTCTGTGGCCCCCCGTCCGGAGGGAGCGACCATCATCGCGGCCCAGCGAAGCACACGCATACGCCGTCGACAACGATCATTCTTCGACCGCCTGTTCGGGTGGTTGTTCGGCCGTTAGGGGAGGTTACTCATGTCCTCGGGAGCATTCGTGCTATACGATGAGCAGATCGACCGGATCAACGCCGCGATGCTGCGCCTGATCAAGAAGGCGGAGGCGAAGTGCGCCCTGCTGGTGGACAAAGACGGGCATCTGATCACGCGGCAGGGCTTCACCCAGTCGCTGGACACGACGGCGCTGTCGGCTCTGCTGGCCGGGAGCTTCGCATCGACGCGGGAGATCGCCCGACTGGTCGGTGAACCGGAGTTCTCCGTGCTGTTCCACCAGGGCAAGCGGGATCATATCCACATTTCGCTGGTGGGCGACCGCAGCATCCTGGCGATCGTGTTTGACGACCGGACAACGATCGGCATGGTGCGGCTATACGCCAAGGAAGCGGCCGACCGGCTCAAGGAGTTGATTTCCGCCTCGGTCCAGAAGGAAGCCCAGCTCGATCCGGACTTCGAGCTTCACGCGGGCGCGAAGATCGACAGCATGTTCAAGGAGTGACGCCGGACCCGTCGACAGCACGGAGGCTTGACCGGACTGTGGACTGGGGTGACCGCGCCCGAATGGTGACACGGTGTCTCAGGAACTCGGCCACATGCTGGTTCAGGCGGGGCGGATCACGACGGCCCAGCTTGAAGAAGCACTGAAGACTCAGCGGGATTCCGGTGAGAAGTTCGTTGACATCCTCGTGCGGATGCGCGCGGTTGCCGACGAGGATGAACTCACCCATTTCATCGGCCGTCAACTCAACATCGGCGCGCTGCGCCTTTCCGACGTCGAGCTCGATCCCGACGTCATCAAGCTGATTCCCTTCGACATCGCCCGTCGCTTCAACGTCATCGCCGTGTCCCGGGTGGGCAAGACCCTGGTGGTGGCGATCTCCGACCCGCACAACATCTACGTTCTCGATGCCATCAAGTTCATCACCGGGTGCACGATCCAGCCCGTAATCTCCCCCGAGCGCGCGATCGCCCGTTCGATCGACCAATACTATGGCGACGCGGGCGGCATCGGTGATCTGATCAAAGGGTTGGAGGATGGCGAACTGGAGGTCATCGAAGTCGAGGAACAGCTCGACGACATGGATCTGCAGTCGCAGGTGCAGGACAAGCCGCTGGTCAAGCTGGTGGACAAGATCATCATGGAGGCGATCCACCGCCACGCTTCCGATATTCACATCGAGACCTACGAGAAGCGCATCCGCGTGCGTTATCGCGTCGACGGCACCCTGCGGGAGACGCAGCCGCTGCCGTTCAAATATCGCGCGGCCATCGTCTCGCGTGTGAAGATTATGGCCGATCTGGACATCTCCGAACGGCGGTTGCCGCAGGATGGGCGCATCAAGATCAAGATCGGCAAACGCGCGGTCGACCTGCGCGTCTCGGTCCTGCCGACGATCTTCGGGGAGAAGGTCGTCATGCGTATCCTGGACCCCGAGGCGCTGATGGCCGACCTGACCAAGCTCGGTTTCCCGGAAAATGCCCTGAACAACTTCCGCAAGGCGATCAGTCTTCCGTACGGCATGATTCTGGTCACCGGGCCGACCGGCTCGGGCAAGACGACGACGCTCTACTCGGCGCTGAAGACCCTCAACCGCCCGGAAGTCAACATCCTCACCGCCGAAGACCCGGTCGAGTTCAACTTCGAGGGCATCAATCAGGTCCTCGTGCGCAGCGACATCGGGCTGACGTTCGCGGCCTCGCTGCGTTCCTTCCTGCGCCAGGACCCCGACATCGTGATGGTGGGAGAGATCCGCGACGGCGAGACGGCGGAGATCGCCATTCGCGCGGCGCTGACCGGGCATTTGGTCTTCTCCACGCTGCACACGAACGACGCCCCCTCGACGGTGCACCGTCTTGTGGACATGGGCGTACCCAGTTACCTCGTGGCCTCGGCGACCAAACTGATCATGGCGCAGCGAATGACCAAGAAGATCTGCACGGGATGCCGCGAGGAAGTCCCGGTGACCGACGAGCACATCAATGCCCTGTCGCTGTCGCCGGCGGAAGCCAAAGGTCTGCGCGTCTTTGCCGGCAAG
It encodes:
- a CDS encoding roadblock/LC7 domain-containing protein, translated to MSSGAFVLYDEQIDRINAAMLRLIKKAEAKCALLVDKDGHLITRQGFTQSLDTTALSALLAGSFASTREIARLVGEPEFSVLFHQGKRDHIHISLVGDRSILAIVFDDRTTIGMVRLYAKEAADRLKELISASVQKEAQLDPDFELHAGAKIDSMFKE
- the pilB gene encoding type IV-A pilus assembly ATPase PilB, yielding MSQELGHMLVQAGRITTAQLEEALKTQRDSGEKFVDILVRMRAVADEDELTHFIGRQLNIGALRLSDVELDPDVIKLIPFDIARRFNVIAVSRVGKTLVVAISDPHNIYVLDAIKFITGCTIQPVISPERAIARSIDQYYGDAGGIGDLIKGLEDGELEVIEVEEQLDDMDLQSQVQDKPLVKLVDKIIMEAIHRHASDIHIETYEKRIRVRYRVDGTLRETQPLPFKYRAAIVSRVKIMADLDISERRLPQDGRIKIKIGKRAVDLRVSVLPTIFGEKVVMRILDPEALMADLTKLGFPENALNNFRKAISLPYGMILVTGPTGSGKTTTLYSALKTLNRPEVNILTAEDPVEFNFEGINQVLVRSDIGLTFAASLRSFLRQDPDIVMVGEIRDGETAEIAIRAALTGHLVFSTLHTNDAPSTVHRLVDMGVPSYLVASATKLIMAQRMTKKICTGCREEVPVTDEHINALSLSPAEAKGLRVFAGKGCAECNGTGLSGRTGIFEVMLITPALETMILQNAPVETIRQQAIAEGMQTLRSAAIEKMKIGQIPFEQVLAESA
- a CDS encoding roadblock/LC7 domain-containing protein; this encodes MYETLSQLNKTTGVTGSMIVGNDGIVIAADLDEKSDDETLGALASSIAATVRRSMSELGAQDFSQITVEAENQKIFLTDAGVGTLVVTTEPRVNIGLVRLEIRNAVQTIQRG